One window from the genome of Saccharomyces mikatae IFO 1815 strain IFO1815 genome assembly, chromosome: 2 encodes:
- the SHE3 gene encoding She3p (similar to Saccharomyces cerevisiae SHE3 (YBR130C); ancestral locus Anc_3.393) has protein sequence MSDQDNAQASPSKLAPHHNIFMANLENSPTKDRNSFSQNASSSRVIESLHDQIDMLTKTNLQLTTQSQTLLSKLEVAQSKESKLLENLNLLKNENENLNSIFERKNKKLKELEKNYSELSNNYNEQKEKMAELTKMVKNSSSIEKSCSEQLQNMEVNYNSLLESQNFYRDHYSAEVSKLNEKIGLLELELSNQNFNYGSDTSSNSDIDLNLNKFNDSVKDLKIMETEKESKLSKIISQSLDELNLQNWLKLYQTNENLISTFAERMDLKDILEKNDEKVDNKHAILQTLKKNVQTQTESNIVSTSSSSNALDMLPIKVVKLRKTPNLNDSSSNVNNSNSKRRSFYTASPLLSSGSIPKSASPVLPGVKRTASVRKPSSSSGKTNVTHNNDPSTSPTVSVPPGVTRAISSTHKKKRNSLVAHGTQP, from the coding sequence ATGTCGGATCAAGACAACGCCCAGGCTTCCCCAAGTAAATTGGCTCCCCATCATAACATTTTTATGGCCAACTTGGAAAATTCCCCCACAAAAGACAGAAATTCTTTTAGCCAAAATGCTTCTTCCTCCAGAGTTATTGAATCACTACATGATCAGATCGATATGCTGACAAAGACGAACTTACAATTGACTACTCAATCTCAGACTTTATTGAGTAAGTTGGAAGTAGCACAATCCAAAGAATCGAAACTACTAGAGAATTTGAACCTTttaaagaatgaaaacGAGAACCTTAACTCGATATtcgaaagaaagaataagaagCTAAAGGAGCTAGAGAAAAATTATAGTGAATTGAGTAACAATTACAACGAACAAAAGGAGAAGATGGCAGAATTGACTAAAATGGTGAAAAATTCCAGttctattgaaaaatcatgTTCTGAACAATTACAAAATATGGAGGTTAACTACAATTCATTATTGGAATCACAGAATTTCTATAGAGATCATTATTCCGCAGAGGTTTCCaaattaaatgaaaaaattggcTTGTTGGAATTAGAGTTAAGTaatcaaaatttcaattatGGTTCCGATACTAGTTCAAATTCAGATATagatttgaatttaaataaattcaatgaCTCTGTCaaggatttgaaaattatggaaacagaaaaggaaTCAAAATTAAGCAAGATAATTTCACAGTCTCTAGATGAGTtaaatttacaaaattgGTTAAAGTTATACCAGACAAATGAAAATCTGATATCAACTTTTGCTGAGAGGATggatttgaaagatattttagaaaaaaatgatgaaaaggtAGATAATAAACACGCGATACTTCAAACCctgaaaaagaatgtgCAAACACAAACTGAAAGTAACATTGTTAGCACTTCGAGTAGTAGCAATGCATTGGATATGCTCCCTATCAAGGTGGTCAAATTGAGGAAGACGCCGAACTTAAACGATTCATCCTCTAACGTTAATAACAGTAACagtaaaagaagaagtttctATACTGCGTCGCCTTTGCTGTCATCAGGTTCTATTCCCAAATCCGCATCTCCGGTTCTACCTGGTGTTAAAAGGACAGCTTCTGTCAGAAAACCAAGCTCAAGTAGTGGGAAAACAAACGTAACGCATAATAACGATCCTAGTACATCTCCCACAGTCTCAGTGCCTCCTGGTGTTACAAGAGCTATTTCCTCCACtcataagaaaaagaggaacAGCCTGGTTGCGCACGGTACTCAACCCTAA
- the AGP2 gene encoding Agp2p (similar to Saccharomyces cerevisiae AGP2 (YBR132C); ancestral locus Anc_3.397) → MIKERMTVEYENGNDEFEYDKNRFKTSTTRIKSSQPSEGWFDPSDSLTHISTIPEGGDVHVHEHEDRGSSIDEDSRTHLLFSTETRRKLENRHVQLIAISGVIGTALFVAIGKALYRGGPASLLLAFALWCVPILCITVSTAEMVCFFPVSSPFLRLATKCVDDSLAVMASWNFWFLECVQIPFEIVSVNTIIHYWRDDYSAGIPLAVQVVLYLLISICAVKYYGEMEFWLASFKIILALGLFIFTFITMLGGNPRHDRYGFRNYGESPFKKYFPDGNDVGKSSGYFQGFLACLIQASFTIAGGEYISMLAGEVKRPRKVLPKAFKQVFVRLTFLFLGSCLCVGIVCSPNDPDLTAAINEARPGAGSSPYVIAMNNLKIRILPDIVNIALITAAFSAGNAYTYCSSRTFYGMALDGYAPKLFTRCNRHGVPIYSVGISLIWALVSLLQLNSNSAVVLNWLINLITASQLINFVVLCIIYLFFRRAYRVQQDSLPRLPFRSWGQPYTAIIGLVSCSAMILIQGYTVFFPKLWSTQDFLFSYLMVFINIGIYVGYKFIWKRGKDSLKNPHDIDFSKELTEIENHEIECSFGDFQYYSKA, encoded by the coding sequence ATGATAAAGGAACGTATGACTGTCGAATACGAAAACGGCAACGATGAGTTCGAGTACGATAAGAATAGATTCAAGACATCAACTACTCGTATAAAAAGTTCTCAACCTAGTGAGGGGTGGTTCGACCCTTCTGACTCGCTAACACATATAAGCACCATACCCGAAGGGGGAGATGTGCATGTACATGAACATGAGGATAGAGGGTCCTCTATCGATGAAGACTCAAGGACTCACCTGTTGTTTTCCACAGAAACTCGACGTAAATTAGAGAATAGACACGTTCAGTTGATTGCTATTTCTGGGGTTATTGGTACGGCGCTATTCGTCGCCATCGGGAAGGCTTTATACCGTGGAGGGCCCGCCTCTTTATTATTGGCATTTGCTCTTTGGTGTGTTCCAATACTTTGTATTACCGTATCCACAGCAGAAATGGTCTGCTTTTTTCCTGTTAGTTCCCCTTTTTTGAGATTGGCTACAAAATGTGTCGACGATTCATTGGCTGTTATGGCCAGCTGGAATTTCTGGTTTTTAGAATGCGTACAGATCccttttgaaattgtttcTGTAAATACAATCATACACTATTGGAGAGATGATTATTCCGCAGGTATTCCCCTCGCCGTTCAAGTCGTCTTGTACCTGCTTATTTCGATTTGTGCAGTCAAGTATTACGGTGAAATGGAATTTTGGTTGGCTTCTTTCAAGATTATTCTTGCGCTTGGCCTATTCATATTTACATTCATTACTATGTTGGGTGGAAATCCTAGACATGATCGTTACGGGTTTCGCAATTATGGTGAAAGCCCATTCAAGAAGTATTTTCCTGATGGCAATGATGTGGGGAAATCTTCTGGTTACTTTCAAGGATTTCTTGCCTGTTTGATTCAAGCATCGTTCACCATAGCCGGTGGGGAGTATATTTCCATGTTAGCTGGGGAAGTCAAGAGGCCAAGAAAGGTTTTACCCAAGGCATTTAAACAGGTCTTTGTGAgactaacattcttatttttGGGTAGTTGCCTTTGCGTGGGTATTGTTTGTTCACCAAATGATCCAGACTTAACAGCCGCAATTAATGAAGCAAGGCCCGGTGCTGGTTCTTCACCGTATGTCATTGCAATGAATAACTTGAAAATCAGAATATTACCTGATATTGTTAATATAGCTTTGATCACAGCCGCATTTTCTGCTGGTAACGCCTACACTTATTGCTCATCTAGAACATTTTATGGTATGGCATTAGATGGCTATGCGCCAAAACTTTTTACTAGATGCAATAGGCATGGTGTGCCTATTTATTCTGTCGGTATATCCTTAATATGGGCTCTAGTAAGTCTTTTGCAACTGAATTCTAATAGTGCAGTTGTATTAAACTGGTTAATCAACTTAATTACTGCCTCTCAGCTGATTAATTTTGTCGTCCTCTGTATTATCTATTTATTCTTCAGAAGGGCTTATCGCGTACAACAAGATTCATTACCCAGGTTGCCGTTTCGTTCTTGGGGTCAACCATACACTGCCATCATTGGGTTGGTTTCGTGCTCTGCAATGATTTTGATACAGGGTTATACCGTTTTTTTTCCTAAATTATGGAGTACAcaagattttttgttttcatatTTAATGGTGTTCATTAACATTGGTATATATGTGGGCTATAAATTTATCTGGAAGCGTGGTAAAGATAGTTTAAAAAATCCCCACGATATTGACTTTTCGAAAGAGTTAACAGAAATTGAGAACCACGAAATCGAATGCTCCTTCGGAGACTTTCAATATTATAGCAAAGCGTAA
- the ATG14 gene encoding Atg14p (similar to Saccharomyces cerevisiae ATG14 (YBR128C); ancestral locus Anc_3.389), whose amino-acid sequence MHCPICHHRAHVIYCAHCINTSPSLLLKVKLDLISLNDENKVLNEKVERILNEAMNYDRIDVKSLEKKKDPLTSSLMKLDILRMKKNNNRIKYRIEQLNERIHSRRDHIRKLKLEIDNHERSNVGASTTKLREQADINEAKRKLTQVSKICESTKNYKINLLNNWFVIQKLQDNFQIPFAIAFQPLISLKNFRVLPLVITNDSINTMWKYVTFFSDILIIKLPYTNNSSDQPVFESSNDTQTVVQKLIKLIINILQICRHLKLVPSTPMDIPWLLDQYDVDGLFYNMVKRNKIKCRSVSLYWTFGMLYSMVLDHLNNPHRGHPARRTAPASALTGPHDRWYVVG is encoded by the coding sequence ATGCATTGCCCAATTTGTCATCACAGAGCGCATGTAATATACTGTGCGCATTGTATTAATACGAGCCCTAGTCTGTTGTTGAAAGTAAAATTGGATTTAATCTCCTTGAATGATGAGAATAAGGTGCTTAATGAGAAGGTGGAACGCATATTAAACGAGGCTATGAACTACGATCGGATAGATGTCAAGTCAttggagaaaaagaaggacCCCCTGACATCTAGTCTCATGAAGTTGGATATTTTacgaatgaaaaaaaataacaaccGAATTAAATACAGGATAGAACAGCTGAATGAGCGGATACATAGTAGAAGGGATCACATTAGAAAATTGAAACTAGAAATAGACAACCATGAGCGCTCTAATGTGGGGGCTAGCACTACCAAATTAAGAGAGCAAGCGGATATCAATGAGGcgaaaagaaagttgaCCCAAGTATCCAAGATCTGTGAGTCAACTAAAAATTACAAAATCAATTTGCTAAATAATTGGTTTGTCATCCAAAAACTACAAgataattttcaaatacCCTTCGCTATTGCCTTTCAACCATTAATatccttgaaaaatttccgCGTTTTACCTCTTGTAATAACAAATGATTCCATCAACACTATGTGGAAGTATgttactttcttttccgacattcttatcattaaacTCCCCTATACCAACAACAGCAGTGATCAGCCCGTGTTTGAGTCTTCCAATGACACACAGACAGTAGTACAAAAATTGATCAAGCTGATCATAAATATTTTACAAATATGTAGACATTTGAAACTCGTACCCTCAACACCCATGGACATTCCATGGCTATTGGACCAATATGATGTGGATGGACTGTTCTATAACATGGTCAAACGGAACAAGATAAAGTGTAGGTCGGTCTCGCTATACTGGACTTTTGGGATGCTGTACTCCATGGTTTTGGACCACTTAAACAATCCACACAGAGGGCATCCTGCAAGGCGGACCGCACCGGCTTCGGCTCTCACAGGACCTCATGACCGATGGTATGTGGTGGGCTAG
- the OPY1 gene encoding Opy1p (similar to Saccharomyces cerevisiae OPY1 (YBR129C); ancestral locus Anc_3.392), producing the protein MISDTAAPSSQHEILMASELIKKPSTSQNKTPAAQSSSSNNEVADNVPLNYHHHHHRHLWWPRSIDHHYWCVLRKNQFSYYKTRDEREAISVIPRFEILNFKMSELDGILTIYTPSKDLIFKFPRGQSENIDRELMHDWKIALEKFLSSPGGNESVTTGSDYDEDEDEDDLIVVDEKAGPSTSKCSCNLTMDEQLSREDKEFYRMFDPRNAEHQVCSGILYTRVKKKKLFNRAKWQKFNVELTNTSFNLYSFKTGKLKKSIKLDKIIDCIELDNNSKIKSDDTNFALITFDERLSFKAANDQDMVDWIINFKSSILIRKKIKS; encoded by the coding sequence ATGATATCGGACACGGCTGCACCATCGAGTCAGCATGAAATTTTGATGGCATCGGAGCTTATCAAAAAGCCATCAACATCTCAAAATAAAACGCCGGCAGCCCAATCTAGTTCGAGCAACAATGAAGTTGCCGATAATGTACCGCTGAattaccatcatcatcaccatcgACATTTGTGGTGGCCAAGATCAATAGATCACCATTATTGGTGTGTCCTGAGGAAAAATcagttttcttattataAAACCCGAGATGAGAGAGAGGCTATAAGTGTCATACCGAGGTTCGAAATACTTAATTTCAAGATGAGTGAGCTTGATGGAATACTAACTATTTACACTCCATCCAAGGATTtaatattcaaatttcCCCGGGGGCAAAGCGAGAACATCGACAGGGAACTGATGCACGATTGGAAAATTGCCCTTGAGAAATTTCTGTCTAGCCCTGGTGGCAACGAAAGTGTCACTACGGGTAGTGATTATGACGAGGACgaagatgaggatgatttaattgtagttgatgaaaagGCGGGCCCTTCTACCAGTAAATGTTCTTGTAATTTGACAATGGATGAGCAACTGTCCCGTGAAGACAAAGAGTTTTATAGGATGTTCGATCCTAGAAACGCAGAGCACCAAGTTTGTTCTGGTATTCTTTACACTAgagtgaaaaagaagaagctgTTCAATAGGGCCAAGTGGCAAAAGTTCAATGTAGAATTGACCAATACTTCATTCAATCTGTATTCTTTCAAGACCGgaaagttaaaaaaaagcattaAATTGGATAAAATCATTGATTGTATTGAACTCGATAATAACTCTAAGATTAAGAGTGATGATACTAATTTTGCGTTGATTACATTTGACGAAAGGCTATCTTTCAAGGCCGCTAACGATCAAGATATGGTGGATTGGAtaataaatttcaagagTAGCATcttaataagaaaaaaaattaaaagttAA
- the VMA2 gene encoding H(+)-transporting V1 sector ATPase subunit B (similar to Saccharomyces cerevisiae VMA2 (YBR127C); ancestral locus Anc_3.388): MVLSDKELYAINKKAVEQGFNVKPRLNYNTVGGVNGPLVILEKVKFPRYNEIVNLTLPDGTVRQGQVLEIRGDRAIVQVFEGTSGIDVKKTTVEFTGESLRIPVSEDMLGRIFDGSGRPIDNGPKVFAEDYLDINGSPINPYARIYPEEMISTGVSAIDTMNSIARGQKIPIFSASGLPHNEIAAQICRQAGLVRPTKDVHDGHEDNFSIVFAAMGVNLETARFFKQDFEENGSLERTSLFLNLANDPTIERIITPRLALTTAEYLAYQTERHVLTILTDMSSYADALREVSAAREEVPGRRGYPGYMYTDLSTIYERAGRVEGRNGSITQIPILTMPNDDITHPIPDLTGYITEGQIFVDRQLHNKGIYPPINVLPSLSRLMKSAIGEGMTRKDHGDVSNQLYAKYAIGKDAAAMKAVVGEEALSIEDKLSLEFLEKFEKTFITQGAYEDRTVFESLDQAWSLLRIYPKEMLNRISPKILDEFYDRTRDDADEDEEDADTRSSGKKKDANQESLI; the protein is encoded by the coding sequence ATGGTTTTGTCTGATAAAGAGTTGTATGCCATAAATAAGAAAGCCGTGGAACAAGGTTTCAATGTGAAGCCTAGACTGAACTATAATACGGTCGGTGGTGTGAATGGTCCTTTGgttattttggaaaaggtCAAGTTCCCACGTTACAATGAAATTGTGAATTTGACATTGCCCGATGGAACTGTGAGACAAGGTCAAGTTTTAGAAATCAGAGGAGATAGAGCCATTGTGCAAGTGTTTGAAGGTACATCTGGTATTGATGTTAAGAAGACTACTGTGGAATTCACTGGTGAAAGTTTGAGAATTCCTGTGTCTGAAGACATGTTAGGTAGAATCTTCGATGGTTCTGGTAGACCCATTGACAACGGTCCTAAAGTTTTTGCAGAGGACTACTTGGACATTAATGGTTCTCCTATCAACCCATATGCTCGTATCTATCCAGAAGAAATGATTTCTACTGGTGTTTCTGCTATCGACACAATGAACTCCATTGCCAGAGGTCAAAAGATCCCAATTTTTTCCGCATCCGGTTTACCACATAATGAAATTGCAGCACAAATTTGTAGACAAGCTGGTTTGGTGAGACCCACCAAAGATGTTCATGATGGTCACGAAGATAATTTTTCGATCGTCTTTGCTGCTATGGGTGTTAACTTGGAAACCGCtagatttttcaaacaagatttcgaagaaaatgggtctttggaaagaacctcattatttttgaatttggcCAATGACCCTAccattgaaagaattatCACCCCCAGATTGGCCTTGACCACGGCCGAATACTTGGCTTACCAAACGGAACGTCACGTTTTGACCATCTTGACCGATATGTCGTCGTATGCAGATGCGCTTAGAGAAGTTTCTGCTGCTAGAGAAGAAGTTCCAGGTAGAAGAGGTTATCCTGGTTACATGTACACAGATTTGTCTACCATTTACGAAAGAGCCGGTAGAGTAGAGGGCCGTAATGGGTCCATCACTCAAATACCTATCTTGACAATGCCCAACGATGATATCACGCATCCAATTCCGGATTTGACGGGGTACATTACTGAGGGTCAAATCTTTGTTGATCGTCAACTACATAACAAGGGTATCTATCCACCAATCAATGTCTTGCCCTCCTTGAGTAGATTGATGAAATCTGCCATTGGTGAAGGTATGACCAGAAAGGACCACGGTGACGTTTCCAATCAATTGTACGCCAAGTACGCCATTGGTAAGGACGCCGCCGCCATGAAGGCCGTTGTCGGTGAAGAAGCGCTATCCATCGAAGACAAACTATCTTTagaatttttagaaaagttCGAAAAGACCTTCATTACACAGGGCGCCTACGAAGACAGAactgtttttgaaagtttggACCAGGCATGGAGTTTGCTAAGAATCTACCCCAAGGAGATGTTGAATAGAATCTCCCCAAAGATTCTTGACGAATTTTACGATAGAACCAGAGACGATGCcgacgaagatgaagaagacgcTGACACAAGAAGCTCTGGTAAGAAGAAGGACGCCAACCAAGAATCTCTCATCTAA
- the CCZ1 gene encoding Ccz1p (similar to Saccharomyces cerevisiae CCZ1 (YBR131W); ancestral locus Anc_3.396) — translation MRLRYITVFDPSRSTNENDTFKQLLLFHCFGSTHSVPSLNEKLSIIGIIQGIWSFTSSCSNGDDGHKDLEKTIELNNDVILCIKVESRFFISLAISNISDEQNAIPFQYFNAYLWLSYKFFKLLNGPFSRFNEDFNKLTDSLNEFVIPFWNDIYLNLETITNRSFTIIWPGFYKRANFQQASYSPVNKNIVKESWDAIILQNILLDKKSYLGLKDILVYHLPKCTKAADKEYIGTKTYGLVRNFTSDLNTLPDISNWLYHLHHTYGEISSHILTGNAHFKEELQVGEEQERNQTAGERQEEEEAQQQQQEQRDNTQNNKNDFSLSERMIHNVTLPISFAYDAIHEVSATTGVSSSLSMIMDYIPKPHWPFMSSSNRNSDNNKYPSINENTSSNTSLVTEPETVGGTIGNSRFGFLISPLNSNLLPSSYQTLKLNLDFENSKGNEDFYNCLFWYFDDFLVIIVCDPDFSRISERSYLKDLSFRLCQSMKCLTNEIFSSQNCNSMESFGYVIKDIITNEIDSSVPFGSPRMASDDNISTLQLAINGIDQFINNSSNSLSSTNWNPISIMGGLNTKSKNSITPDSLNETIDNNQSSKRKYVNFLNLMSADKLWDLQIDVLQFLVSLQNSKRDPEYFQEERLLKLNNGVLCYIRETDSKLIIIIKNWFSNNDTTKAMKQKNLSNSSAWRESSLFRSLGCDVIDWWESRDL, via the coding sequence ATGAGGCTACGATATATTACGGTTTTTGATCCATCAAGATCTACCAACGAAAATGACACTTTCAAGCAGTTGTTGCTATTCCATTGTTTTGGCAGTACTCATTCAGTTCCCTCCTTAAATGAAAAGCTGTCCATCATAGGGATAATTCAGGGAATATGGTCATTCACCAGTTCATGTTCAAACGGTGACGACGGACATAAAGATTTAGAAAAAACTATTGAGCTGAACAACGATGTTATTCTCTGCATTAAAGTCGAATCAAggttttttattagtttagcaatttcaaatattaGCGATGAACAGAATGCGATACCCTTTCAATATTTCAATGCTTACTTATGGCTTAGTTACAAATTCTTCAAGCTGCTAAATGGACCTTTTTCCCGATTTAACGAGGATTTTAATAAATTAACAGATTCATTGAACGAATTTGTTATCCCGTTCTGGAATGATATTTATCTAAATCTGGAAACAATAACGAATAGGTCCTTTACTATAATATGGCCTGGGTTTTACAAAAGAGCGAACTTCCAGCAAGCCTCTTATAGCCCtgtaaacaaaaacattGTCAAAGAATCATGGGATGCTATAATCTTACAAAACATTCTCTTGGATAAGAAGAGCTATTTGGGATTAAAAGATATTCTAGTTTACCACTTGCCAAAATGCACCAAGGCAGCTGATAAAGAGTATATAGGAACAAAAACTTATGGTCTAGTTAGGAACTTTACAAGTGATCTAAACACACTACCAGACATTTCTAATTGGTTATACCATCTGCACCATACCTATGGTGAAATATCAAGCCATATCTTAACGGGAAATGCCCATTTCAAAGAGGAGTTACAAGTGGGAGAGGAACAAGAGCGAAATCAAACCGCAGGCGAGagacaagaagaagaagaagcacaacagcagcagcaggAGCAACGAGATAATacacaaaataataaaaacgatttttctctttcggAAAGAATGATACATAATGTAACACTTCCCATTTCTTTTGCATATGACGCTATACACGAAGTGAGTGCCACAACTGGAGTTTCGAGTAGTTTATCCATGATAATGGACTATATACCGAAGCCTCATTGGCCGTTCATGTCATCATCAAATAGGAATTCCGATAACAATAAATACCCAAGCATTAATGAAAACACAAGTTCGAATACCTCACTAGTAACGGAACCAGAGACAGTGGGAGGAACTATAGGTAACTCAAGATTTGGATTCTTAATATCTCCATTGAACTCCAATCTGCTTCCATCATCATATCAGACCTTGAAGCTTAATttggattttgaaaactcaAAAGGCAATGAAGACTTTTATAATTGTCtattttggtattttgaCGATTTTTTAGTTATAATTGTTTGTGATCCAGATTTTAGCAGGATTTCAGAAAGGAGCTACTTAAAGGACTTGAGTTTCCGATTGTGTCAGAGTATGAAATGTTTGACcaatgaaatttttagCTCCCAAAATTGCAATAGCATGGAGTCATTCGGTTATGTAATCAAAGACATTATCACCAACGAAATTGACTCATCCGTTCCTTTTGGATCTCCAAGAATGGCTTCGGACGATAATATTTCAACTTTGCAACTGGCAATCAATGGCATAGATCAATTCATTAATAATAGCTCAAATTCGCTATCATCAACCAACTGGAATCCAATATCTATCATGGGAGGTTTGAATACTAAAAGCAAGAACAGTATTACACCTGATAGTTTAAACGAGACAATTGATAATAATCAATcatccaaaagaaaatatgtgaatttcttgaatttaaTGAGCGCGGATAAGTTATGGGACTTGCAGATTGATGTCTTACAATTCTTGGTCAGCTTACAGAATTCCAAAAGAGACCCAGAATACTTTCAGGAAGAAAGATTATTGAAATTAAACAACGGTGTTTTATGTTATATCAGAGAAACCGATTCGAAATtgattattatcatcaaaaattGGTTCTCGAATAACGACACCACAAAGGCtatgaaacaaaagaatcTTTCCAATTCCAGTGCCTGGAGGGAAAGTTCGTTGTTTCGAAGTTTAGGTTGCGATGTAATTGATTGGTGGGAATCCAGAgatttataa